In the Aneurinibacillus soli genome, one interval contains:
- the pdxR gene encoding MocR-like pyridoxine biosynthesis transcription factor PdxR, which yields MHIPINREDSESLISQIVSGFQDRIRSNLISPGQKLPSVRQLAKQLHVSQMTVVNAYHQLQAEGWIVQHHGKGTYVQSNIEDRSTPNEWDWQSMLVDYVPRAQFHKTSRLLVPDQLISLSFSSLHPDLLPSDDLIKGVQEELIQNPSMLLSYGNVQGEEQVRNIVGDYLNQNPQEIILTGGSQQAINLCARTFVGSGDVVFMEAPTYPAAIDVFRVQGARIIQIPTDNKGIQFNKLIKLCDKVTPKLFYIIPSFHNPTGRVMSKAEREELLHIAESYQCLILEDDPWSDIYYNAPPPVSIYEMDTRGTVIYIKGFSKTIAPGARISTLSAKGRIFDRLLAMKSLHDSGTSLLSQYTLAAYLRSGLADKNFSIVREKLGQRLKVALNTLDKYGPHDLKWGNVEGGLNIWLTLPKGKNADDIVRKSYEKGVSVLPGTAFFPHEVTQQHIRMTFSYTSMEDMKTGIKILCDTVM from the coding sequence ATGCATATACCTATTAATCGAGAAGACAGTGAATCCCTGATTAGTCAAATTGTATCGGGATTTCAGGATCGCATTCGATCGAATCTTATATCTCCTGGACAAAAACTTCCATCAGTAAGACAGCTTGCTAAGCAGCTGCATGTAAGTCAGATGACCGTAGTAAACGCTTATCATCAATTACAAGCAGAAGGATGGATTGTACAGCATCACGGAAAAGGGACATACGTACAATCCAATATAGAAGATCGTTCTACGCCTAATGAATGGGACTGGCAAAGTATGTTGGTAGATTATGTTCCACGGGCTCAATTTCACAAAACGAGCAGGCTGCTTGTTCCTGATCAATTAATTTCGCTATCTTTTTCTTCTCTTCATCCTGACCTTCTTCCGTCTGACGATCTGATAAAAGGAGTTCAGGAAGAGCTGATACAAAATCCGTCCATGTTGTTGTCGTATGGGAATGTTCAAGGGGAGGAGCAGGTCCGAAATATTGTTGGTGATTATTTAAATCAAAATCCGCAAGAAATTATATTAACGGGAGGATCACAACAAGCCATAAATCTTTGTGCACGCACATTTGTTGGCTCAGGAGATGTTGTTTTCATGGAGGCCCCGACTTATCCGGCAGCGATCGATGTTTTCCGCGTGCAGGGGGCTAGGATTATACAAATTCCCACTGATAATAAGGGAATTCAATTTAATAAATTAATTAAATTATGTGACAAAGTGACGCCGAAGTTATTTTATATCATCCCTTCTTTTCATAATCCAACCGGAAGAGTCATGAGCAAAGCTGAAAGAGAAGAATTATTACATATTGCTGAATCGTATCAATGTCTCATACTTGAAGACGATCCCTGGAGTGATATTTATTATAATGCTCCACCTCCTGTATCGATTTATGAAATGGATACGAGAGGTACCGTTATTTATATTAAAGGCTTCAGTAAAACAATTGCTCCCGGCGCCCGAATTTCAACTCTTTCGGCGAAGGGGCGGATATTTGATCGGTTATTAGCGATGAAATCACTACATGATTCAGGTACATCATTATTATCGCAATATACATTAGCTGCCTACTTACGATCAGGTTTAGCAGATAAAAATTTCAGTATTGTAAGAGAAAAATTAGGGCAGCGCCTGAAAGTAGCTTTGAATACTTTAGATAAATATGGACCTCACGATCTAAAGTGGGGAAATGTAGAAGGGGGTCTTAATATTTGGCTGACATTGCCGAAAGGGAAAAATGCTGATGATATTGTAAGAAAATCTTACGAAAAAGGGGTTTCTGTCTTACCCGGCACTGCTTTCTTTCCCCATGAAGTAACACAACAGCATATTAGAATGACTTTTTCGTATACAAGTATGGAGGATATGAAAACCGGAATTAAAATACTTTGCGATACGGTAATGTGA
- a CDS encoding FusB/FusC family EF-G-binding protein has translation MMEKISTLKIEEEFREYLGSLVPYLVEFPRVTEKQIKKLFPKNKKLKVPDLGTIDFHSLTYLGWIDISTNKLFIVYNLNGEIIGVEGKYTLTNRKDMCSLCKGYGEVALVSAISKARVSNSPDYYKAVGNYMCINSHECNKNITDVTDLERFIQNVLG, from the coding sequence ATGATGGAGAAGATTTCTACACTAAAAATCGAGGAAGAGTTTCGGGAGTATCTAGGCTCTTTAGTACCATATTTGGTGGAATTTCCACGAGTTACAGAAAAACAGATCAAGAAATTATTCCCCAAGAATAAGAAACTAAAGGTGCCAGATTTAGGAACGATCGATTTCCATTCGTTAACGTACCTTGGTTGGATTGATATATCTACAAATAAGTTGTTCATTGTTTATAACTTGAATGGAGAAATAATTGGTGTGGAGGGTAAATACACCCTCACAAATAGGAAAGACATGTGCTCGTTATGTAAAGGATACGGAGAAGTTGCATTAGTTTCAGCGATATCCAAAGCAAGAGTATCTAATTCGCCTGATTATTATAAAGCCGTTGGTAATTATATGTGTATTAACAGTCATGAATGTAATAAGAATATTACCGATGTTACTGATTTAGAAAGATTTATTCAGAATGTTTTAGGATAA
- a CDS encoding spore coat protein, whose amino-acid sequence MTRRHKKGCRCRRHRRGIRSVGVVRGGFRFNALRDCRHPLERDNARVEQEAVQKSDTIQTSDEVIVVRNSCDVKVTTRDTKTAVNMQHSLQYAIATIMSMSIADGNVANEVSQELFQKAFVKQSNHQRTLIENSKGVTVDTTDTDVSVNIQMLSQMLCVLIKKMNL is encoded by the coding sequence ATGACAAGAAGACACAAAAAGGGTTGCCGTTGCCGTCGCCATCGTCGGGGTATTCGTTCTGTAGGAGTAGTACGCGGTGGGTTTCGATTCAATGCACTTCGTGACTGCCGCCATCCACTTGAACGTGACAATGCACGAGTAGAACAAGAAGCTGTTCAAAAATCCGACACCATTCAAACATCTGATGAGGTAATTGTCGTCCGCAACTCTTGTGATGTTAAAGTAACAACTCGTGACACAAAAACCGCTGTCAACATGCAACACTCACTTCAATACGCTATCGCAACTATCATGAGTATGTCAATCGCAGACGGTAATGTAGCGAACGAAGTTTCACAAGAACTGTTCCAGAAAGCATTCGTGAAGCAATCAAATCACCAAAGAACTCTCATCGAAAATTCCAAAGGTGTAACAGTCGACACAACAGACACTGATGTGTCTGTCAACATCCAGATGCTTTCACAAATGCTCTGTGTCCTTATCAAAAAAATGAACCTCTAA
- a CDS encoding Rossmann-fold NAD(P)-binding domain-containing protein, giving the protein MKDGKISIVVIGGGETGAPLLKQLAEAPFVTVLGVADLQEDAPGVVFACNQNIPTTTNFMELVERGEEVDIIIEVTGVPAVREQLRTFMQESNNNHTIIMHEMIAVLMMSLSRGSLIDMKHGEVEYN; this is encoded by the coding sequence ATGAAAGACGGGAAAATTAGTATTGTCGTAATCGGGGGCGGGGAGACAGGGGCTCCGCTTTTAAAACAACTTGCAGAAGCTCCATTTGTTACAGTACTTGGAGTGGCCGACCTTCAGGAAGATGCACCGGGCGTCGTATTTGCCTGCAATCAGAACATCCCTACTACGACGAACTTTATGGAACTCGTAGAACGTGGAGAAGAAGTCGATATTATTATTGAAGTAACCGGCGTGCCTGCCGTACGCGAACAGCTTCGCACATTCATGCAGGAATCCAACAACAACCATACGATTATTATGCACGAAATGATTGCCGTTCTTATGATGTCATTATCTCGCGGCTCTTTGATTGATATGAAGCATGGCGAAGTAGAATACAACTAA
- the cspD gene encoding cold-shock protein CspD has protein sequence MNTGTVKWFNAEKGFGFIEVEGGNDVFVHFSAIQGDGFKSLEEGQSVQFEIVDGNRGPQAANVVKL, from the coding sequence ATGAATACAGGTACAGTTAAATGGTTTAATGCTGAAAAAGGTTTTGGATTTATCGAAGTTGAAGGCGGCAACGATGTATTCGTTCACTTCTCTGCTATCCAAGGCGACGGATTCAAATCCCTCGAAGAAGGCCAAAGCGTTCAATTCGAAATCGTTGATGGCAACCGTGGACCGCAAGCTGCTAACGTTGTAAAACTGTAA
- a CDS encoding DUF445 domain-containing protein, protein MKKEAKYIAGISLGIMGAGFAATLPFHDRLVAGIINGGFEAGLVGGLADWFAVTALFRHPMGLPIPHTALLPRNRKRITDALVHTLENDWLTKESIEAKIREVHITDKLLDLLESEMKGSAFREAVQTVVVRVIHSVDTAVFVPVLAQMGRDYIRSIDAKKLLDRLIEEAVTGEYDSKLFDFAVGRASDWAVRTETKHKLGSMALSALNNLELDGFMQFALKSFAGMLNEEKLGSILQNLIVRGCDDLRRPGNKNRQAVLLYIRGELEKAGEHEGLLKTVDRAKEVILTHIDLEERIADMLARLKEKALVYVQTDAFLDGQALPLLSGLLADVKKDRELLDRLEEWTKRQLVTLIGRNHSKIGLLVRENLDKLDNETLIEMMEDKIGKDIQWIRVNGAVCGFLIGLVLAGVRALAS, encoded by the coding sequence ATGAAGAAAGAAGCAAAATATATTGCAGGTATCTCGCTGGGAATTATGGGGGCGGGATTTGCCGCAACGCTCCCGTTCCATGATCGGCTTGTGGCCGGAATTATAAATGGGGGATTCGAAGCCGGATTAGTTGGGGGACTCGCAGACTGGTTTGCTGTAACAGCACTGTTCCGCCATCCAATGGGACTGCCGATTCCACACACTGCCCTTTTGCCGCGCAACCGTAAGCGGATTACGGATGCGCTTGTTCATACCCTGGAGAATGACTGGCTCACAAAAGAAAGCATTGAGGCCAAAATTCGTGAAGTTCATATTACGGACAAGCTGCTTGATTTGCTGGAAAGTGAGATGAAAGGTTCAGCGTTCCGGGAAGCCGTGCAAACGGTAGTGGTTCGGGTGATTCACTCTGTGGATACGGCTGTATTTGTGCCGGTACTTGCACAGATGGGGCGGGATTACATCCGTAGCATCGATGCGAAGAAGCTGCTGGATCGCCTGATTGAAGAAGCAGTCACAGGGGAGTATGACAGTAAGCTGTTTGATTTTGCTGTAGGTCGGGCGTCGGACTGGGCGGTGCGCACGGAAACAAAGCATAAGCTTGGCTCGATGGCACTTTCCGCGCTGAACAACCTGGAGCTTGACGGATTTATGCAGTTCGCACTTAAATCGTTTGCCGGTATGTTAAATGAAGAGAAGCTTGGTAGTATCCTGCAGAATCTGATCGTGCGTGGCTGTGATGATTTGCGTCGCCCAGGAAACAAAAATCGGCAGGCCGTTCTTCTCTATATACGGGGCGAATTAGAGAAAGCAGGCGAGCATGAGGGACTGCTAAAAACAGTTGATCGTGCTAAGGAAGTGATTCTTACCCACATTGATCTGGAAGAAAGAATTGCGGATATGCTTGCCCGGCTTAAAGAGAAGGCTCTTGTGTATGTACAGACAGATGCATTTCTTGATGGACAGGCGTTACCACTATTATCAGGTTTGCTTGCGGATGTAAAGAAAGATCGTGAGCTGCTAGACCGTCTGGAGGAGTGGACAAAGCGTCAGTTGGTTACGCTTATTGGTCGCAACCATTCGAAGATTGGCCTGCTCGTGCGCGAAAATCTTGATAAGCTTGATAATGAGACGCTGATTGAGATGATGGAAGATAAAATAGGGAAAGATATTCAATGGATTCGTGTGAACGGTGCCGTATGCGGTTTTTTGATTGGCCTTGTGCTGGCTGGTGTCCGCGCACTGGCATCTTGA
- a CDS encoding sensor histidine kinase, with the protein MRSKFFMILLLVGATMLFGELKFQPFNSEFRISFGSAFFFFALIWVREIPILLTSVLAGSAVVGFRIFLDFIFPVHPFSVHESVLTHLPSLAFYMAFGLIMWMGRAWRYLQQPIRLALIGVAADFLGNVTELIVRKSLSYGYMYVPVVWQNEYFLLILAFVRSFLIVGFFNIIEIRHLREIHEEQQLRFEKLLMIGSDLHVEALYLKKMMGHIEQVTRNSYHLYRDVKQYEADSVLPKKEPPLSRRALFIAEEVHEIKKDSQRILSGMSKIIQQEEAASRLGLRDILRLVLNANDKYARMLGKKIQFFTDIQVALVTEEVYSLLSVLNNLLSNAIEAIEEEGRITLRIRREGNMFMFAVSDSGSGIAEGEEDYIFNPGYTTKYDEQGNASTGIGLAHARHIVEQLGGTLTVSRGQAPEVTTFIVRLPVGVLRKREGENV; encoded by the coding sequence GTGAGAAGCAAGTTTTTCATGATTTTGTTGCTGGTTGGTGCTACGATGCTGTTCGGAGAGCTCAAGTTTCAGCCGTTCAATAGTGAATTTCGCATTAGTTTTGGCAGTGCGTTTTTCTTTTTTGCGCTTATCTGGGTTCGTGAAATTCCGATTTTGCTGACGTCTGTGCTGGCCGGGAGCGCCGTAGTCGGATTCCGAATTTTTCTTGATTTTATTTTTCCCGTTCATCCGTTCTCTGTGCACGAAAGTGTGCTGACTCATCTGCCTTCCCTGGCATTTTATATGGCGTTTGGACTTATCATGTGGATGGGGCGGGCCTGGCGCTATTTGCAGCAGCCGATTCGTTTGGCCCTGATTGGGGTTGCAGCTGATTTTTTGGGCAATGTGACAGAATTAATCGTCCGCAAAAGTTTGTCGTACGGTTATATGTACGTGCCGGTTGTCTGGCAGAATGAATATTTTCTCCTCATTTTGGCTTTTGTCCGTAGTTTTCTGATTGTTGGTTTCTTTAATATTATTGAAATCCGGCATTTGCGGGAAATTCATGAAGAGCAGCAGCTTCGATTTGAGAAACTGCTGATGATTGGGAGTGACTTACACGTAGAAGCGCTCTATCTAAAAAAGATGATGGGCCACATTGAACAGGTTACACGCAACAGCTATCACTTGTACCGGGATGTGAAGCAGTACGAAGCGGACAGTGTGCTACCTAAGAAAGAACCTCCTCTGTCACGCCGCGCGCTGTTTATTGCGGAAGAGGTGCATGAGATTAAAAAAGACTCCCAGCGCATCTTAAGCGGAATGAGTAAAATCATCCAGCAGGAAGAAGCGGCAAGCCGACTTGGGTTGCGAGACATACTTCGTCTTGTGCTGAATGCGAATGATAAATATGCCCGCATGCTGGGTAAAAAAATACAATTCTTTACGGATATTCAGGTTGCGCTCGTAACGGAGGAAGTATATTCACTTCTATCTGTGCTGAATAATTTATTGTCCAATGCGATCGAGGCCATTGAGGAAGAAGGGCGCATTACTCTTCGTATACGGCGTGAGGGAAATATGTTTATGTTCGCCGTGAGTGACAGTGGAAGTGGGATTGCCGAAGGAGAGGAAGACTATATTTTCAATCCAGGCTATACGACAAAGTATGATGAGCAGGGCAATGCGTCCACAGGTATTGGACTGGCCCACGCTCGGCATATTGTCGAGCAGCTCGGAGGTACACTCACAGTCAGTCGTGGACAGGCCCCTGAAGTTACAACATTCATTGTGCGTCTTCCGGTTGGAGTTCTGCGCAAAAGAGAGGGAGAAAACGTATGA
- a CDS encoding response regulator has translation MRFRFFIIDDDPSSRKMLHNAIEYEDLGDIVGEAEDGFGAEPSILMKKCDIILIDLLMPKQDGIETIERLREMGYEGKFIMISQVEHKDMVAEAYSKGVEYFIHKPINRIEVLSVIKKVMEHIKLERSLQGIRYTLSFLDMSSQQVEAGRRERSSRSFTRSVLADFGIVGESGSRDLVSLIEYLLKKYGKERLRDFSALKDVFTEYVTDTQAEDVQREVKAMEQRIRRAVARALQNLASLGLEDYSNPKFELYASKYFDFADVRQKMREIEQEEEVSRVRLNVKKFIFTLYLETKEHA, from the coding sequence ATGAGATTTCGTTTTTTTATTATTGATGATGATCCATCTTCACGTAAGATGCTGCATAACGCGATTGAGTACGAAGACCTGGGTGATATTGTCGGGGAGGCAGAGGACGGATTTGGCGCGGAGCCTTCGATTTTGATGAAAAAGTGTGACATTATCCTTATTGATCTGCTTATGCCTAAGCAGGATGGTATTGAAACGATAGAGCGATTACGGGAAATGGGATACGAAGGTAAGTTTATTATGATTTCGCAGGTAGAGCATAAGGACATGGTGGCGGAAGCGTACAGCAAAGGGGTGGAGTATTTTATCCATAAGCCTATCAATCGGATTGAAGTGTTGTCTGTCATTAAAAAGGTGATGGAGCACATCAAGCTCGAACGCTCGTTGCAGGGTATTCGGTATACGCTTTCATTTCTGGATATGTCATCGCAGCAGGTTGAAGCAGGGCGCCGGGAGAGAAGCAGTCGTTCGTTTACCCGGAGTGTGCTCGCAGACTTTGGGATAGTTGGGGAATCAGGAAGCCGTGATCTCGTCAGTCTGATCGAATATTTGCTTAAGAAGTACGGGAAGGAGCGACTTAGGGACTTCTCGGCGCTCAAGGATGTATTTACGGAGTATGTGACCGATACACAGGCGGAAGATGTGCAGCGAGAGGTAAAGGCGATGGAGCAGCGCATTCGCCGTGCCGTCGCACGGGCCCTGCAGAATCTTGCTTCGCTCGGGCTTGAAGATTATAGCAACCCCAAATTTGAGCTGTATGCATCGAAATACTTTGATTTTGCTGACGTGCGTCAGAAGATGCGGGAGATTGAGCAGGAGGAAGAGGTGTCTCGTGTGCGGTTGAATGTGAAGAAATTTATTTTTACGTTATATTTAGAGACAAAAGAACATGCATAG
- a CDS encoding D-alanine--D-alanine ligase, whose product MGTKQRVGIIYGGKSSEHEVSIHTAHSIIQAVDKERYEVLPIYVDVTGKWVQGPWVADVPQQAEELRYTLDQYEAPDVFALAENVDVIFPVIHGPNGEDGTLQGMLELLDVPYVGSGVLGSSLGMDKVMMKEVFASAGLPQGAYRSFLRSELHADMDGICDRIVAELGLPCFVKPANMGSSVGISKAKDRDGLIEALKFAARFDRKVIVEEFIAGRELEIAVLGNDTPDASVVGEIIFGNEFYDYEAKYKSNNTRLDIPAFVPDSVVTRMQELSVKAFIALDCSGLSRVDFFWNEERDELYINEINTLPGFTPFSMYPMMWKAAGVEYAELIDRLIGFAIERYTEKKENELVAEKFME is encoded by the coding sequence GTGGGAACTAAACAAAGAGTAGGGATTATCTACGGAGGCAAGTCAAGCGAGCATGAGGTGTCGATTCATACGGCGCATTCCATTATTCAAGCGGTCGATAAGGAGCGCTATGAAGTTCTGCCGATCTATGTGGATGTAACGGGGAAATGGGTGCAGGGACCGTGGGTGGCGGATGTGCCACAACAGGCAGAAGAACTGCGCTATACACTCGATCAATATGAGGCCCCGGACGTATTCGCACTGGCAGAGAATGTAGACGTAATCTTTCCGGTTATTCATGGACCGAATGGGGAAGATGGTACGTTGCAGGGTATGCTTGAGCTGCTTGATGTGCCATATGTTGGTTCCGGCGTTCTTGGGTCTTCCCTTGGTATGGATAAAGTCATGATGAAGGAAGTATTTGCGAGTGCGGGTCTACCGCAGGGCGCATACCGCAGTTTTCTGCGCAGTGAGCTTCATGCAGATATGGACGGCATCTGCGACCGCATCGTGGCCGAGCTTGGCCTGCCATGCTTTGTGAAGCCGGCCAATATGGGTTCAAGTGTTGGGATCAGCAAGGCAAAAGACCGGGACGGCCTGATTGAAGCGCTTAAGTTTGCGGCGCGTTTTGACCGGAAAGTGATCGTAGAAGAATTCATCGCTGGCCGCGAGCTGGAAATCGCCGTGCTTGGGAATGACACCCCGGATGCATCCGTTGTTGGGGAAATCATTTTTGGTAATGAATTTTATGATTATGAAGCGAAATACAAAAGTAATAATACCCGCCTTGATATTCCAGCGTTTGTGCCGGACTCTGTTGTGACGCGCATGCAGGAACTGTCGGTGAAGGCTTTTATCGCGCTCGATTGCAGCGGGTTATCCCGCGTTGATTTCTTCTGGAATGAAGAACGGGATGAGCTCTACATTAATGAAATTAACACACTGCCGGGCTTCACGCCATTCAGTATGTATCCGATGATGTGGAAGGCGGCAGGCGTAGAATATGCTGAACTAATTGATCGTCTGATCGGGTTTGCGATTGAGCGCTATACCGAGAAGAAAGAAAATGAACTAGTAGCCGAGAAGTTCATGGAATAG
- a CDS encoding LysR family transcriptional regulator, translating to MDLKTLKTFQMIVNYGSFNRAAEEMNYAQSTVTMQIQKLESNLGVQLIERGKKIRLTEAGRLFHEKSLQIIRNMEQLQTNLLDLQLGEAGNIRLGVTEPTGSYRLPGILERFLSHFPKIRVTVDFANTPTLSDRLLNGDIDLALCSAPDLGASLYFEPLFKEEFAVLMPENHPLAQKAVIAPDDIQGHRLLITSATCPYRRKLEMALQESGAVQLNTMEIGSMTALKYYVASGLGIALVPKIVLKLVPPGTAVRTISGSFIDMTFGILCNTSEYPLTSAGLKLYQYLKQELHEQFAY from the coding sequence ATGGATCTTAAAACATTAAAAACCTTTCAAATGATAGTGAATTACGGAAGTTTCAATCGTGCAGCCGAAGAAATGAATTATGCTCAATCTACCGTCACGATGCAAATTCAAAAATTAGAATCCAACCTAGGCGTTCAGTTGATCGAGCGCGGGAAGAAAATTCGATTAACTGAAGCCGGCAGACTGTTTCATGAAAAAAGTCTGCAAATCATAAGGAATATGGAACAATTACAGACGAACTTGTTGGATTTACAATTAGGCGAAGCAGGAAATATTCGTTTAGGGGTGACAGAACCAACTGGTAGCTATCGATTACCTGGTATTTTGGAGCGGTTTTTATCTCATTTTCCTAAAATACGTGTCACTGTGGACTTTGCGAACACACCAACGTTAAGCGATCGACTTCTCAACGGTGATATTGATTTGGCACTATGCTCGGCACCGGATCTAGGAGCTTCTCTCTATTTTGAACCTTTATTTAAGGAAGAGTTTGCGGTATTAATGCCAGAGAACCATCCGCTTGCTCAGAAAGCCGTGATAGCACCGGATGATATTCAAGGACATCGTCTGCTCATTACGTCAGCAACCTGTCCATACCGCAGAAAACTTGAAATGGCATTACAAGAATCAGGGGCTGTACAACTAAATACTATGGAGATAGGAAGTATGACCGCTTTGAAATATTACGTCGCAAGCGGATTGGGTATCGCCCTGGTTCCCAAAATCGTTTTGAAACTAGTTCCTCCAGGAACCGCGGTACGGACGATAAGCGGCAGTTTTATCGACATGACTTTCGGTATCCTCTGCAACACATCAGAATATCCGTTGACGTCGGCAGGCTTGAAACTTTATCAATATCTCAAGCAAGAACTTCATGAACAATTCGCATACTAG
- a CDS encoding SDR family NAD(P)-dependent oxidoreductase, which translates to MILNNKVALVTGGGTGIGRATCFALAKRGATVVVNYSRSTVDVEETVQIINNEGGRAIAIRADVSKDKEVREMVGAIDARFGTIDLLVNNASITRHIPLDDMEAATEEVWDELYNVNVKGMFYCARAVAPFMKKNKQGAIVNLGSIAGQTGVGSSLPYAVSKAAVHGLTKSLAHTLAPDIRVCCVVPGAVATRWWAGKEEQMKKLAPNLLLQRIASPEDIAQMICAVLEQEAMTGQIITVDSGQTL; encoded by the coding sequence ATGATTTTAAACAATAAGGTAGCGCTCGTTACCGGTGGTGGTACAGGAATCGGTAGAGCTACATGCTTCGCACTGGCTAAGCGTGGTGCAACTGTTGTGGTGAATTATTCGCGCTCTACTGTCGATGTAGAAGAAACCGTACAAATCATCAATAACGAGGGTGGGCGAGCAATAGCTATACGAGCCGATGTTTCCAAAGACAAGGAAGTAAGGGAGATGGTCGGTGCAATTGACGCAAGATTCGGAACCATAGATTTGCTTGTGAATAATGCTAGCATCACGCGGCACATTCCGCTAGACGATATGGAGGCGGCGACAGAGGAAGTATGGGATGAGCTTTATAATGTTAATGTCAAAGGAATGTTTTACTGCGCCAGAGCCGTTGCCCCTTTTATGAAGAAAAACAAGCAAGGAGCAATCGTCAATCTTGGCAGTATAGCCGGACAAACAGGGGTAGGCTCTTCGCTTCCATATGCCGTATCCAAAGCCGCCGTTCACGGTCTTACTAAATCATTAGCACATACCTTAGCTCCGGACATCAGAGTTTGCTGCGTTGTGCCAGGAGCCGTTGCGACAAGATGGTGGGCTGGCAAGGAAGAACAAATGAAGAAGTTAGCGCCTAATCTTCTGTTGCAACGCATTGCATCACCCGAAGATATTGCTCAAATGATCTGTGCGGTCTTGGAGCAAGAGGCGATGACAGGTCAAATCATTACAGTAGACAGCGGGCAAACACTGTAA
- a CDS encoding thiol-disulfide oxidoreductase DCC family protein, with product MNEQEGHPVILFDGVCNLCEGSVRFIIQRDPDAVFRFAALQSKTGARLLQTHHLDAAMPDSVVVIERGKLYTHSTAALRICRHLSGLWPLLYGFTIVPRVLRDSVYRWVARNRYRWFGKKEACLMPTPDIQARFLE from the coding sequence ATGAACGAGCAAGAGGGACATCCGGTTATTTTATTTGATGGTGTGTGTAATTTGTGTGAGGGTAGCGTCCGGTTTATTATTCAGCGCGATCCGGATGCCGTGTTTCGGTTTGCAGCGCTGCAGTCGAAGACAGGTGCAAGACTTCTGCAGACACATCATTTAGATGCTGCTATGCCGGATAGCGTAGTTGTAATTGAGAGAGGGAAGCTGTATACGCACTCGACGGCAGCCCTGCGAATTTGCCGTCATTTATCGGGTCTGTGGCCGCTTTTGTATGGATTCACTATTGTTCCTCGAGTACTGCGCGACAGTGTATATCGATGGGTGGCACGTAATCGTTATCGATGGTTTGGCAAAAAAGAAGCGTGCCTGATGCCGACACCGGACATACAAGCACGCTTTCTGGAATAA